From Varibaculum massiliense, a single genomic window includes:
- a CDS encoding MFS transporter, whose translation MTNLLLALIYLAFISLGLPDALLGSAWPAIYSDFMVTVSYAGIVSVIISLGTIVSSLLSDRLISWLGTGKITAISVGLTAVAILGFALAPNFWALCICAIPYGLGAGSIDVALNNYVALHFKSSHMNWLHCCWGIGATIGPYIMGAALAGGSGWRGGYWYAACIQLGITAILFLSLPLWKRGEQADSAAVSSKHPDQGTENVSSVNAEENPEPTVQPVRPRHLKLSEVVQIPGVKAMMVCFFCYSALEHTIGLWAATYLRLFNNMDAAAAAAFASMVFLGITIGRAISGFLAMRYTDQQMIRLGIILTALGLLILIIPGPAILAVCGIMTIGLGCSPIYPAMIHSTPQIFGRERSRAITGVQMSCFFVGVLIMPPLFGLVADRLSVGLLPVYLSISLGLMAFLQYRLMRLADI comes from the coding sequence TTGACTAACTTACTACTGGCACTGATTTATCTAGCATTCATCAGCTTAGGGCTGCCTGACGCCCTGCTGGGGTCGGCCTGGCCAGCAATTTATTCAGATTTTATGGTAACGGTTTCCTACGCCGGGATTGTCTCGGTGATTATTTCCCTGGGAACCATTGTTTCCTCCCTGCTATCAGATCGTTTGATTTCTTGGCTAGGCACTGGAAAAATCACGGCCATTTCGGTGGGACTAACAGCGGTAGCTATCCTGGGGTTCGCGTTAGCGCCCAATTTCTGGGCGCTTTGTATCTGCGCTATTCCCTACGGATTGGGAGCTGGCAGTATAGATGTGGCGCTAAATAACTATGTGGCACTGCATTTTAAGAGTTCCCACATGAACTGGCTGCACTGCTGTTGGGGGATTGGTGCCACGATTGGTCCTTACATTATGGGAGCCGCCCTGGCGGGAGGCAGCGGATGGCGCGGGGGCTACTGGTATGCCGCCTGCATACAGCTGGGAATAACCGCGATATTGTTCCTAAGTCTGCCCTTGTGGAAACGCGGCGAGCAGGCCGACTCCGCCGCTGTTTCCAGCAAACATCCTGACCAGGGAACAGAAAATGTCTCCTCCGTAAATGCTGAGGAAAACCCGGAGCCAACAGTTCAACCCGTGCGCCCTCGGCATCTGAAACTTTCCGAAGTGGTGCAAATCCCAGGAGTGAAAGCCATGATGGTCTGTTTCTTCTGTTATTCCGCGTTAGAACACACCATCGGACTGTGGGCGGCAACTTACTTGCGGTTGTTTAATAATATGGATGCCGCGGCAGCTGCCGCATTCGCCAGCATGGTGTTCTTAGGGATCACCATAGGGCGTGCCATCAGTGGTTTCTTGGCTATGCGTTACACAGACCAACAGATGATCCGCTTGGGAATAATACTGACAGCTTTGGGGCTGCTAATTCTGATTATTCCCGGACCAGCCATATTGGCAGTGTGCGGAATAATGACCATCGGACTTGGGTGTTCCCCCATCTACCCGGCGATGATTCATTCCACCCCGCAGATTTTTGGAAGAGAGCGCTCACGGGCAATCACCGGAGTGCAAATGTCCTGTTTCTTTGTGGGAGTGCTGATTATGCCGCCCCTATTCGGTTTAGTGGCTGATCGTCTATCAGTGGGCTTGTTGCCAGTTTATTTGAGCATTTCCTTGGGGTTAATGGCTTTTTTGCAGTATCGTCTGATGCGACTTGCCGATATTTAA
- a CDS encoding carbohydrate kinase family protein, with product MTEMKATDNPVLCLGEALIDVIERAGTVEEKVGGSIFNVACGVASLGHPTSLASWWGKDTRGKSLEETLASSGVKVVPGSANAQKTPIANAHINENGQATYDFELEWQVPPLPEVSTISHLHTGSFAATLAPGAAAVVKAVKAMAAKGTVSYDPNVRPALMGTPEEVRPRIEELISLADVVKASDEDIAWLYGEDTPLEAVLRKWKAMGPGLIVATRGPWATYAVCANDRDMLAVDPLNIKVKDTVGAGDSFMAGLISGLIDAGLLGSAEAKQRLQQAQLSDIEGALHRATITSGITVSKVGAYAPTQEEVAEVRANDPTL from the coding sequence ATGACTGAAATGAAAGCAACCGATAATCCCGTGCTTTGCCTGGGCGAAGCCTTAATCGATGTTATTGAACGCGCCGGTACCGTAGAAGAAAAAGTAGGCGGAAGTATCTTCAATGTGGCCTGCGGAGTGGCCAGTTTGGGACACCCCACCTCTTTGGCTTCCTGGTGGGGAAAGGACACGCGCGGTAAGAGTTTGGAAGAAACATTAGCCAGTTCTGGGGTCAAGGTTGTTCCCGGTAGCGCTAACGCCCAGAAAACTCCCATCGCTAACGCCCATATAAACGAAAACGGACAAGCGACCTACGATTTCGAATTAGAATGGCAAGTCCCGCCACTTCCCGAGGTAAGTACTATCAGCCACCTGCATACCGGCAGTTTCGCCGCCACCTTAGCCCCCGGTGCCGCTGCGGTGGTAAAGGCAGTGAAGGCGATGGCTGCTAAAGGAACTGTTAGCTATGACCCCAATGTGCGCCCGGCTTTGATGGGCACCCCGGAAGAGGTACGTCCTCGTATAGAAGAACTGATTAGCCTTGCTGATGTGGTAAAAGCCAGTGACGAGGATATTGCCTGGCTCTATGGCGAAGATACTCCCCTCGAGGCGGTTTTGCGGAAGTGGAAAGCTATGGGACCGGGTCTGATTGTCGCTACCCGCGGACCGTGGGCTACTTATGCAGTGTGCGCCAATGACCGGGATATGCTGGCGGTCGATCCCCTAAACATCAAGGTCAAAGACACTGTGGGGGCCGGAGATTCCTTTATGGCAGGTCTGATTTCTGGGCTGATTGATGCGGGGCTGCTGGGTTCGGCAGAGGCCAAACAGCGACTGCAGCAAGCCCAACTCAGCGATATCGAAGGCGCCTTGCATCGAGCAACTATCACCTCAGGGATTACGGTAAGTAAGGTAGGAGCTTATGCTCCCACTCAGGAGGAGGTCGCAGAGGTTCGCGCGAACGATCCCACCCTTTAG
- a CDS encoding sugar porter family MFS transporter, whose protein sequence is MSSETTNLERSRANGLVIRSAVVASVGGLIFGFDTAVISGTTKALEVVFDLTPQSLGFTVASATIGTIVGALSGGGLADKYGRKKLLFAIGALFLLGSLGTALAPGSAYWLFLASRFLGGVGVGMASVCAPIYIAEIAPARQRGRLVGLVQFNIVLGILVAYASNAIIRAIAPHDTAWRWMLGIMAVPSIVFLLLLFTVPETPRWLMAQGRDNEAETISLKLCSSQEESDQELTEIRQQIKRDLEQSKTKVNFFSKRYRKVMLMAIAIAAFNQLSGINAILYYAPMVMQEAGAGENASYLMSIAVGFMNLVATMTALTVIDRLGRRTLMLVGSIGYLVSLGFLTFVMFRFEGNFTSGSSVLVLIGLLVFIAAHAFGQGSVIWVFISEIFPNKVRGAGQSVGSTTHWTFAAITSGVFPSMIAFLGGGWSFLIFFLCMCGQLLWVLKVMPETKGIPLEEMSKKLGVE, encoded by the coding sequence ATGTCCAGCGAGACAACCAACTTGGAACGCTCTCGTGCCAATGGTCTGGTCATCCGCAGTGCCGTAGTGGCATCTGTCGGCGGCTTGATTTTTGGCTTCGATACCGCAGTAATTTCAGGAACAACTAAAGCCTTAGAAGTAGTATTCGACCTAACCCCGCAATCGCTCGGTTTCACCGTTGCCTCCGCAACCATCGGCACTATTGTGGGCGCACTATCCGGAGGGGGGCTAGCCGATAAATATGGACGGAAAAAACTGCTATTCGCTATCGGCGCTTTGTTCCTGCTAGGCAGCCTGGGCACCGCCCTAGCACCGGGCTCTGCCTATTGGCTATTCCTGGCCTCCAGATTCCTTGGAGGCGTGGGCGTCGGCATGGCCAGCGTGTGTGCCCCCATCTATATCGCCGAAATTGCCCCCGCCCGCCAACGCGGCCGTCTGGTTGGCTTGGTGCAGTTCAATATCGTGTTAGGTATTTTGGTGGCTTACGCTTCCAATGCCATTATTCGCGCTATTGCCCCGCATGATACTGCTTGGCGCTGGATGCTGGGGATTATGGCAGTTCCCTCCATAGTGTTCTTGCTATTGCTGTTTACGGTTCCGGAAACCCCGCGTTGGTTAATGGCTCAAGGACGCGATAATGAGGCAGAAACTATTAGCCTGAAGCTTTGCTCCTCGCAGGAGGAATCCGATCAGGAGCTAACCGAGATTAGACAACAGATTAAGCGCGACTTGGAGCAATCTAAGACCAAAGTTAATTTCTTCTCCAAGCGTTATCGCAAAGTAATGCTGATGGCTATCGCTATTGCGGCTTTCAACCAGCTCTCAGGGATTAACGCGATCCTTTACTATGCGCCCATGGTTATGCAAGAGGCCGGAGCCGGCGAAAACGCCTCCTACCTAATGTCTATCGCCGTGGGATTCATGAACTTGGTTGCCACCATGACCGCGCTAACCGTAATCGACAGGCTGGGACGCCGCACTCTAATGTTGGTGGGATCCATCGGGTATCTGGTCAGCTTGGGATTCTTAACCTTTGTGATGTTCCGCTTTGAGGGCAACTTTACTTCCGGTTCCTCGGTGCTGGTTTTGATTGGGTTGCTGGTGTTCATCGCCGCGCACGCCTTCGGCCAAGGCTCAGTTATTTGGGTATTCATCTCCGAAATCTTCCCGAATAAGGTACGGGGAGCCGGGCAATCAGTAGGTTCGACTACTCACTGGACTTTTGCCGCCATCACCTCCGGGGTATTCCCCTCCATGATCGCGTTCCTAGGGGGCGGCTGGTCATTCCTAATCTTCTTCCTGTGTATGTGTGGTCAGCTACTGTGGGTATTGAAAGTAATGCCGGAAACCAAAGGAATTCCGCTTGAAGAAATGTCCAAGAAACTAGGTGTGGAGTAA
- a CDS encoding TetR/AcrR family transcriptional regulator, whose product MPRIIGETLEEHRKKTRQQLFDALSGLLQTNTFESLTMAKIAEEAGVGRTAVYNHFQDKEALLLAFITYETGQYSLRLNHSLEGVTSPIRMLRIYIREQLTLGSSYHLAPGLDLRRQVSHETSSELRQHARIVENILRQILRRAISEGTLPPQNLPIAISMVNASLAGRSLPKDPIRREYLIHCVQAYILRSLGADHKIAPLPSAKRFLGRPLDMDENPFSVRGDEGMATSACPIHRAS is encoded by the coding sequence ATGCCTAGGATCATTGGGGAAACCCTGGAAGAACATCGTAAGAAAACTCGCCAGCAACTCTTTGACGCGCTTTCTGGTCTCCTGCAAACCAACACTTTTGAGTCACTAACCATGGCGAAGATTGCCGAAGAGGCCGGGGTGGGGCGCACCGCAGTCTATAACCATTTTCAAGACAAAGAAGCGCTGCTGCTGGCGTTTATCACCTACGAAACTGGACAGTATTCCCTACGCTTAAACCACTCATTAGAAGGGGTCACCTCTCCCATCAGGATGCTACGAATCTATATTCGCGAACAGCTCACCCTGGGATCGTCCTATCACCTGGCGCCCGGACTGGATTTACGCCGCCAAGTATCACATGAGACCAGTTCAGAACTGCGCCAACATGCACGTATCGTAGAGAATATCTTGCGTCAGATTCTTCGGAGAGCCATTAGCGAGGGTACGCTCCCTCCCCAAAATCTGCCGATTGCGATTTCTATGGTTAACGCCTCTTTGGCAGGCAGATCCTTACCGAAAGACCCGATACGCCGCGAATATTTAATTCATTGCGTGCAAGCATACATATTGCGCTCCTTGGGAGCAGACCATAAGATTGCGCCGCTACCCAGCGCGAAACGATTCTTGGGACGTCCCTTGGATATGGATGAAAATCCTTTCTCCGTGCGTGGGGACGAGGGGATGGCAACTTCGGCCTGCCCTATTCACCGTGCCAGTTAA
- a CDS encoding aldehyde dehydrogenase family protein, whose translation MSQKSSPPVLSEESEEKSAVDLLVEEAQQALKDFKKLDQQTVDLIVETAARKAREAHAVLAAEAVAETKRGNFEDKTVKNIFASEVIAQDLEGQKTVGVISRDEFSGIVQVAEPVGVVAGLTPVTNPTSTTIFKALICLKTRNPIIFAFHPYAQECSAHAAKIVYEAALSAGAPKGCVQWISTPSMQATSDLINHPGVAVILATGGNAMVKSAYSCGKPALGVGAGNCPAYIHQSAVVKNAVNDITISKSFDNGMICASEQAVILDASIADQALKEFEHLGCHLASAKEKEQLEDLLFGARAGSEECMSAKLNAAVVGQSAAKIAEMAGFSIPEDTQAILVPCTEVSYKEPLTREKLSPVLAVLRAENAAEGIELSRQMVEQDGLGHSAAIHCRDREVIDKFATEVNTVRIIENSPSSFGAIGGLYNAMVPSLTLGCGSYGHNSVSNNISAVNLLNIKRLARRNPVMTPFQIPNQIYLGSGYIRQLANLELGTKITVITNQRAANSRQLDVVMQLLYARSEKISVQVIEDVEAHFTAEYLKKKVREVSGYGPQTIIAVGERDVINVAKFLRLLVACPELPIKEVCAGHIALPVHLNSPQLICVPTITGGRASVAPWAAITDENTGFARPVRSTAFLPQIVVMDTTLADYSRKDTLQRGFQAIAYGIEGYTSTQASEYTDSLALHGLENIYKILPQVVNASEGSQEFVDLREKLIEGSFLISTAQANTTMGLADSITKTFAAAFGGRAQEYFSSVLPNVVRFLGGRPRKFVASPNYLRFQAPQQLAEICRRLGINAREEDAGEILALALESLIATFGVPLKVQDFQVSESDFLEQLPELTQRTFDRESYTGTPRKATMAEVENILKACYYGQEFVS comes from the coding sequence ATGTCGCAAAAAAGCTCCCCTCCCGTCCTCAGTGAAGAATCTGAAGAAAAATCAGCAGTAGATCTGCTGGTAGAAGAGGCGCAACAGGCGCTCAAAGATTTTAAGAAACTTGATCAGCAAACCGTAGACCTGATTGTGGAAACCGCTGCTCGCAAAGCGCGGGAGGCTCATGCGGTGCTTGCCGCCGAAGCGGTGGCGGAAACTAAGCGCGGAAACTTCGAGGATAAAACGGTAAAAAATATCTTTGCCTCCGAAGTTATTGCCCAAGATTTGGAGGGGCAAAAAACCGTAGGAGTTATTTCCCGCGACGAATTTTCGGGGATTGTGCAGGTAGCCGAGCCTGTAGGGGTGGTGGCAGGGCTAACTCCAGTTACTAACCCCACCTCCACCACTATTTTTAAGGCACTGATTTGTCTTAAAACTCGTAACCCGATTATTTTTGCCTTCCATCCTTACGCCCAAGAGTGTTCGGCTCATGCCGCAAAAATTGTCTACGAAGCTGCCTTGTCGGCGGGGGCGCCCAAAGGTTGTGTCCAGTGGATTTCCACTCCCTCCATGCAGGCAACCTCGGATTTAATTAACCATCCGGGGGTGGCGGTTATCTTAGCGACCGGCGGTAATGCCATGGTTAAAAGTGCCTACTCCTGTGGTAAGCCGGCGCTGGGAGTGGGAGCCGGGAACTGCCCTGCCTACATTCATCAGAGCGCAGTGGTGAAAAATGCGGTCAACGATATTACCATTTCCAAGTCTTTCGATAACGGAATGATTTGTGCCTCTGAACAGGCGGTGATTCTCGATGCCTCCATTGCTGACCAGGCGCTTAAAGAGTTTGAGCATTTAGGATGCCACCTGGCAAGTGCCAAGGAAAAAGAGCAGCTGGAAGATCTGCTTTTCGGGGCGCGTGCTGGCAGTGAAGAATGTATGAGCGCCAAGCTAAATGCGGCAGTTGTGGGGCAGAGTGCAGCGAAGATAGCCGAAATGGCTGGTTTTAGCATTCCCGAAGATACCCAAGCGATTCTGGTGCCCTGCACAGAAGTGAGCTATAAAGAACCCTTGACCCGGGAAAAACTTTCGCCAGTATTGGCGGTACTCCGGGCGGAAAATGCTGCCGAAGGCATCGAACTGTCTCGTCAAATGGTGGAACAAGATGGGTTGGGGCATAGCGCCGCCATTCACTGCCGTGACCGAGAAGTGATTGACAAGTTCGCCACCGAAGTTAATACCGTACGCATCATTGAGAATTCTCCCAGTTCTTTCGGGGCTATCGGCGGGCTCTATAACGCGATGGTGCCTTCCTTGACCCTGGGGTGTGGCTCTTATGGGCATAACTCCGTGTCGAACAATATCAGTGCGGTAAATCTGCTTAATATCAAACGGCTAGCCAGGAGGAACCCGGTAATGACGCCTTTCCAAATCCCTAATCAAATCTATCTTGGATCTGGATATATCCGGCAGCTAGCCAACTTGGAGCTGGGAACCAAAATTACGGTGATTACCAATCAACGCGCCGCCAATAGCAGGCAGTTGGATGTGGTGATGCAACTGCTATATGCCCGCAGTGAGAAAATATCCGTGCAGGTGATTGAAGATGTAGAAGCTCATTTCACCGCGGAGTATCTAAAAAAGAAGGTACGGGAAGTTTCCGGTTACGGACCGCAAACAATCATTGCCGTGGGAGAGCGAGACGTCATTAATGTCGCAAAGTTCTTGCGGCTGCTGGTTGCCTGCCCCGAGCTGCCAATTAAAGAAGTCTGCGCGGGGCATATTGCTTTGCCGGTTCACCTTAATTCGCCGCAACTGATCTGTGTACCCACTATTACCGGAGGGCGAGCCTCGGTAGCTCCCTGGGCAGCGATTACCGATGAAAATACCGGCTTTGCTCGTCCGGTTAGATCCACTGCGTTCCTGCCGCAAATTGTGGTTATGGATACCACTTTGGCTGACTATTCCCGAAAGGATACTTTGCAGCGTGGCTTCCAAGCCATCGCCTATGGAATCGAGGGCTACACTTCCACGCAGGCCAGCGAATATACCGATTCTTTGGCGCTGCACGGTCTAGAGAATATCTATAAGATTCTTCCTCAGGTAGTTAATGCCTCTGAGGGCAGTCAAGAATTCGTTGATTTGCGAGAAAAGCTGATTGAAGGGTCGTTCTTAATCTCAACCGCCCAGGCGAATACCACTATGGGATTGGCAGATTCCATAACTAAAACTTTCGCGGCCGCCTTTGGAGGACGAGCGCAGGAATACTTCTCTTCGGTACTGCCCAATGTGGTGCGGTTCTTAGGAGGTCGCCCCCGAAAGTTTGTGGCTTCTCCTAACTATCTGCGTTTCCAGGCTCCTCAACAGTTGGCGGAGATTTGTAGGCGCTTGGGGATTAATGCCCGTGAAGAGGACGCCGGGGAGATTTTGGCGCTGGCTCTAGAAAGCTTAATAGCCACCTTCGGAGTACCGCTAAAAGTGCAAGACTTCCAGGTATCGGAATCCGATTTCTTGGAGCAGCTGCCAGAACTTACCCAACGTACTTTCGATCGCGAGTCCTATACCGGTACGCCACGTAAAGCTACTATGGCGGAAGTCGAAAATATCCTTAAAGCCTGTTACTACGGGCAAGAATTCGTTTCCTAA
- a CDS encoding variant leucine-rich repeat-containing protein — MNTDPVQRASDPATPLEELQFLAQNHPSLRPLIAENPSTYPALLEWLSEFSDPEIAAALQRRQNRINRAARREATFVSKGAEGAQLRPGKSAQPPQTPQSAASPANFAPRSHRAHASGDTPEPTAAIPAQETEVAIGKVSPEPAASSPKAKFPAVTEADASASPKTAATEKTKAEKLKLADEADLEEFSPQEEKTASKKSKIFVIIVAVLIGLVLSIGGNLADRLTGGDGSKSWYGKNGVIARIFGDSDLNKDRNNNGIPDAQENGTANNKNGNSAGKAGKNSKNNAGAQLDVKTEGRQIAPAPTSAIGEAKGLPDGAYQVSEFSLPDAPIKCTIGSEVVCTAFSFTGNIGQDPGATVRFTLGAAGAKNPEDLGVKDRETSQTILASGAAAASGAYACQSSGSGVDCWNLQTGYGLKLTINSAEAYHPKTKSD; from the coding sequence ATGAACACTGACCCGGTTCAGCGGGCAAGTGATCCCGCGACGCCGCTAGAAGAATTGCAGTTCTTAGCGCAAAATCACCCTTCCTTGCGTCCATTAATCGCTGAAAACCCCTCCACCTATCCGGCACTTTTAGAATGGCTAAGCGAGTTTTCAGACCCCGAAATCGCAGCCGCTCTACAGCGCCGCCAAAATCGAATCAACCGGGCTGCCCGCCGGGAAGCTACATTCGTTTCCAAAGGCGCTGAAGGCGCACAGCTCAGACCCGGAAAAAGCGCGCAACCTCCCCAAACACCCCAATCGGCGGCGTCACCTGCTAATTTTGCCCCTCGTTCTCACCGCGCGCATGCAAGCGGAGATACCCCGGAGCCGACGGCTGCTATCCCCGCTCAAGAAACCGAGGTGGCAATAGGGAAGGTCAGTCCCGAACCCGCCGCCTCCTCCCCCAAAGCCAAGTTCCCGGCAGTAACTGAAGCGGATGCTAGCGCCTCGCCGAAAACTGCAGCTACCGAAAAAACCAAAGCGGAAAAACTTAAGCTAGCTGACGAAGCTGATTTGGAAGAGTTTTCCCCGCAGGAAGAAAAAACTGCTTCCAAGAAAAGCAAGATTTTCGTGATTATTGTGGCGGTACTTATTGGGCTGGTGCTTTCTATTGGAGGCAATCTCGCCGATCGGCTCACCGGTGGTGACGGATCAAAGAGTTGGTACGGCAAAAATGGGGTAATCGCGCGGATTTTCGGAGATTCCGACCTCAATAAGGATCGCAACAATAACGGGATTCCCGACGCCCAGGAAAATGGGACAGCGAATAACAAAAACGGTAACTCCGCTGGTAAAGCTGGGAAGAATAGTAAGAATAATGCGGGGGCGCAACTGGATGTGAAAACTGAGGGACGCCAGATCGCACCCGCCCCCACCAGCGCCATTGGAGAAGCGAAGGGACTGCCTGACGGCGCCTACCAGGTCAGCGAGTTCTCTTTGCCCGATGCCCCAATCAAATGCACTATCGGCAGCGAAGTGGTATGCACCGCTTTTAGCTTCACTGGAAACATCGGGCAAGATCCGGGAGCGACTGTTAGGTTCACCCTGGGAGCCGCGGGCGCCAAGAATCCAGAAGATTTAGGGGTAAAGGATCGGGAAACCTCGCAAACTATTCTCGCTAGCGGTGCTGCCGCTGCCTCCGGAGCCTACGCCTGCCAATCCTCGGGATCAGGGGTTGACTGTTGGAACCTGCAGACCGGATACGGGTTGAAGCTCACTATTAACAGTGCTGAAGCCTATCATCCGAAAACCAAATCTGATTAA
- a CDS encoding aspartate kinase — protein sequence MALIVQKYGGSSVADTQSLQRVARRIVQTRQAGHQVVVVVSAMGDTTDELIDMAAELNANAPAREMDILLSAGERISMSLLSMAISAQGVPAMAFTGAQAGIRTDAKYGKAQIVGMVPERIARAVRKNNVAIVAGFQGVNDADDVTTLGRGGSDTTAVALAAALHADVCEIYTDVDGLFTADPRLVPTARRLHSLDYEETLELAANGAKILHLRAVEFARRYRVPLHVRSSFSDKNGTWIARGPAPKSLRGIVPAEALEEEKVEAPIISGIAHDRSQEKLTVVGLPDRPGVAADLFTAVAKAGANIDMIVQNISEARPGRANISITMPAEDIAAVISELEQEKQALDFIRVDHDTNVGKVSLVGAGMRNNPGISARFFQALSDEGINVDIISTSEVRISVLINLDRLDDAVLAIHKAFDLDSEETEAVVYGGTGR from the coding sequence ATGGCGCTGATTGTACAAAAGTACGGCGGATCTTCAGTTGCCGATACACAGTCGTTGCAGCGGGTAGCGCGACGAATTGTGCAAACCCGCCAAGCTGGGCATCAAGTGGTGGTAGTGGTTTCCGCGATGGGTGACACCACCGATGAATTGATTGATATGGCGGCCGAGCTTAATGCTAACGCCCCTGCTCGGGAAATGGATATCTTACTTTCTGCCGGAGAGCGTATTTCTATGTCTTTGCTGTCCATGGCAATATCCGCCCAGGGGGTACCGGCGATGGCATTTACCGGGGCGCAAGCCGGAATTCGTACCGACGCCAAATACGGCAAAGCCCAGATTGTGGGGATGGTTCCCGAAAGAATTGCCCGGGCAGTCCGCAAAAACAATGTGGCAATAGTTGCCGGGTTCCAAGGGGTAAATGATGCTGATGATGTCACTACCCTGGGGCGTGGCGGCTCGGACACTACTGCGGTAGCTTTAGCAGCGGCGCTGCACGCGGATGTTTGTGAAATCTATACCGATGTAGATGGCCTATTTACCGCCGATCCTCGCCTGGTGCCTACTGCGCGCCGCCTGCACTCCCTCGACTATGAAGAAACCTTAGAGTTGGCCGCTAATGGCGCCAAGATTTTGCATCTGCGGGCGGTAGAGTTTGCCCGCCGCTACCGGGTGCCTCTGCATGTGCGTTCTAGCTTTTCCGATAAGAACGGCACTTGGATTGCCCGGGGTCCAGCTCCGAAATCGTTGCGGGGGATAGTCCCTGCGGAAGCTCTCGAGGAGGAAAAAGTGGAAGCTCCAATTATTTCTGGTATCGCGCATGACCGTTCCCAAGAAAAACTAACGGTGGTGGGACTGCCTGACCGACCGGGCGTGGCCGCTGACCTGTTTACGGCGGTGGCGAAAGCCGGTGCCAATATCGATATGATTGTGCAAAACATTTCCGAGGCGCGTCCGGGACGGGCAAATATCTCTATCACTATGCCCGCAGAAGATATAGCTGCGGTAATCAGCGAGCTTGAGCAAGAAAAGCAGGCTTTAGATTTCATTCGGGTTGATCACGACACCAATGTGGGGAAAGTTTCCCTGGTGGGGGCAGGTATGCGCAATAACCCCGGGATTTCGGCGCGTTTTTTCCAAGCCCTGTCTGATGAAGGAATCAACGTAGACATTATTTCCACTTCTGAGGTGCGGATCTCGGTACTCATCAACCTGGATCGCCTCGATGATGCTGTCTTGGCAATCCACAAAGCCTTTGATTTAGATTCCGAAGAAACTGAAGCTGTGGTCTATGGAGGTACCGGACGATGA
- a CDS encoding aspartate-semialdehyde dehydrogenase produces the protein MIKQLTVALVGATGQVGRVMRTLLEERNFPAAGIRLFATSRSAGKQLTFRGQQITVEDVEGADLSGIDIAIFSAGGAASRTHAPRFAAAGAVVVDNSSAWRKDPEVPLVVSEVNPEDIKDRPKGIIANPNCTTMAAMPTVKVLHDLFGLETLVASSYQAVSGSGRAGVKELSSQLEASVDRCEELALDGTAIDFPQPKTYVRPIAFNAVPVAGNFVDDGSNETDEEQKLRNESRRILHIPGLAASCTCVRIPVMTAHLLSLNARFTRPVDLEQAQAALEQVEGVQLVDVPNPLDAAGRDGTFTGRLRIDQSVPGDKGLAFICCADNLRKGAALNAIQIAELVAQDLLAA, from the coding sequence ATGATTAAGCAATTAACTGTAGCTCTAGTAGGAGCAACCGGTCAGGTAGGGCGGGTAATGCGTACCCTGCTGGAAGAAAGAAATTTTCCGGCAGCGGGCATTCGCCTGTTTGCAACCTCCCGTAGTGCCGGCAAGCAGCTTACTTTCCGCGGTCAGCAAATAACTGTCGAGGATGTGGAGGGCGCCGATCTTAGCGGTATCGATATTGCTATCTTTTCGGCAGGAGGCGCGGCTTCCCGTACCCACGCTCCTCGCTTCGCTGCTGCCGGGGCGGTAGTAGTAGACAATTCTTCTGCCTGGCGTAAAGACCCCGAAGTACCCTTGGTGGTTTCGGAAGTAAACCCTGAAGATATCAAGGATCGTCCCAAAGGGATTATTGCCAACCCTAATTGCACCACTATGGCAGCCATGCCTACGGTGAAAGTGCTTCACGACCTGTTTGGATTGGAAACCCTAGTGGCGTCCTCCTATCAGGCAGTATCCGGTTCCGGAAGAGCCGGGGTGAAAGAGCTTTCTTCCCAGCTAGAAGCCAGCGTTGACCGCTGCGAAGAACTGGCTCTAGACGGGACGGCTATAGATTTCCCGCAGCCCAAAACCTACGTACGTCCAATCGCGTTTAACGCGGTGCCGGTAGCTGGAAACTTTGTTGATGACGGCTCAAACGAAACTGATGAGGAACAAAAGCTGCGTAATGAGTCGCGGCGGATTTTACATATCCCCGGACTCGCAGCCTCCTGTACCTGCGTGCGCATCCCGGTGATGACTGCCCATCTGCTTTCCCTAAATGCTCGTTTTACTCGCCCAGTTGATTTAGAACAGGCGCAAGCAGCATTAGAGCAGGTTGAGGGAGTGCAACTGGTAGATGTTCCTAATCCTTTGGATGCTGCTGGCCGCGATGGTACTTTCACCGGTCGCCTGCGTATCGATCAGTCAGTCCCGGGTGACAAAGGTTTAGCCTTTATTTGCTGCGCGGATAACCTGCGTAAAGGGGCGGCGTTGAACGCCATCCAGATTGCGGAGCTAGTCGCCCAAGATTTACTGGCTGCCTAG